The DNA window AGGGGTATGTATGGTTCTATTTATAGTAGTTCGCTGGATAACCCTAAAGAACAATAATGATTTTGATTGATAATTTGTATATCTCACTTCGATTCTTTCAGGTAGGGCCCATCAGTTTTACGGTAAATAAAGGAGAGTTTTTTGTTCTTATGGGACCTACTGGTGCTGGAAAGACCCTCGTTTTAGAAGCCATTGCCGGGCTTGTTCCTGTAACATCTGGTCGAGTCTTAATTAACGACCGGGATGTGACAAAACTACCCCCTGAAAAACGCGGGATAAGCATCGTATATCAGGATCAGGCCCTTTTCCCGCACCTTACCGTCAAAGAAAATATAGAATATGGGCTTAAGTTTCGAGATCGTGATGTGAAAAGCACAACAAGTTATGTTGCCCGTCTGGTTGAAAAACTCGGCATTCGCCACCTATTACATAGAAAGCCCGTTAACCTCAGCGGCGGCGAGAAGCAACGTGTAGCTTTGGCCAGGGCTCTGGCTGTGCGACCTTCATTGCTGCTTATGGATGAACCGCTTTCCGCACTGGATCCATCGTTTCGTGATGAAATGGGCATGTTGTTAAAGGATATATGGGAATACACGGGTGCCACTTTTATTATGGTGACCCATGACTTTACCGAGGCCCTTTCTCTGGGTACCCGGGGAGCTGTTATGAATAAGGGGGGGCTAGAGCAAGTGGGTAACTTATGGGACATCTTCCAACGTCCTGCTACCGTTTTTGTGGCACATTTTGTGGGGATGAGAAATGTCTTCGATGCCCGATTTGACGGCACCCATGCTTTTATTAATGGTTTGTTAATTCAACCTCCTAAACCTGAGGACCGGAAGATTGGTAAGCTGGCTTTTAGGCCGGAACTCATTAGGATAGTGCCGAGATTAGATTCATCAGTGGCACAGATCAACGTGTTCTCAGGCACGGTTACGAGTTGCGCTAAAAAAGGTTTTACCTGTGAGATTACTGTAAAAGTTAGCTCTGTTCAGTTTACCGTCCATGTTCCTATGGCTATGGCCCTGAACATGGGGATATCGGAAGGGCAGTATATAACGGTGGTAATACCTCCCGAAGCAATCCACATATTTTAAATACCGGCAATCCATTCTTTTGCACTTTAGCGACCGAAGGAACACCTGGGATATGTGCAGGTTTTGCAGTTCAGGCACAAACCGCCATGCCCCAGACGGGCCAGATCCTTTCGGGTTACAGGTATCCCGGCAAGCAATCGTGGCAACAACAGGTCAAAACTGGTGGTCTTAAAGTATAAGGCACAGGCGGGGACGCCTATTATGGGAATATCGCCTATGCGGGCTATCAGTGTCATGGCTCCCGGTAGGATTGGCGCCCCGTAAATTATGTCCTCAGCTCCTGCATCTATGAGCCCACATCTTGTTACATCATCAGGATCAACGGATAGACCGGCAGTCACTACAATGAGCTCAGCGCCTCTGTCTATTAGCTTTAGTACAGTCTGTCGAATGACCAGCCTATCGTCAGGCACAATACAGCTCTGTATGACCCTACATTGAAACCTTTCCACCTTGGCCGTTATGAGGGGCGTGAAACTGTCCTGGATAAGCCCTTCAAAGACCTCATTTCCGGTAATCACAATGCCTACGCGGGAGGGCCGCAGGGGCAGTATCTTAAAAAAGGGACCCTTTTCCAGAACTGCCATGGCCCTGTCAAAGGTTTTGCGGGCCAAGAAGAGAGGGATGGCACGAGTGCCCGCAACAATCTCATTGTGATTTACCGGTACATAACCCTTGCGACTTGCGCACATTACACCCTCTATCATGTTGAACTGCTCCAGGCGATCCTCCTCGACAACCAGGAGGCCGTCTCGGTCGGCAAATAAATTGATTTTGCCTTCTCTGGCTGGCAAGTTTAGGCGAACTCCTGGACCTGCCATGGCTTCGGCAAAAGCAAGGGCCGCTTCGTCTTCGTGGATGAACCCATTCGAAGACCAATCGTCGCAGGCTACGTAGATGGTGCGCCGTCCCATATGCTGAAGCCGGCATAGATCTTTTGCAGTGATCTTTTGACCACGGGTGATGGCAGCTCCTTTGGTGACTCCGGGAACTATTTGAGTCATATCATGCAAGGCCGTATGCCCGACAGCGAGTTGCAGGGGAAGCTTGCAAAGAAACGGCAGGGTTTCGGCATCCTGAAAGGGTGCTGATTGTGAAAACACATAAGGTGATTCTCCCTGACAGGCCTTACATATGCGCCCATGTTCCGCAGGGTAGGGCTCTCCACATTGAGGACATATCCCAATTTGTCTATTAATCTTGGGCTCTTTAAATCGGTCTGAAATCCTTATAAAGGATCTTCGATATAGTTCGTGGCCGGCCTCTCGGATCTGTTTCAGCAACAGAGATGTATCTTGTTCGCTCTTCGGCTTGATTTTCAAAAGCCAGGCTCTGATTTCGCTCCATTTGTCCAATTCATCCATGTTAATTGAAACCCGAACCCCCCTGCCCGTGCGTCTGTCATAGAGGCTCAGGGCAAATCGTCCAAGGTCAATTACACGCAGTCGGCCGTTACCCAATGTACAGGGTGTGAGCAGCTGGACGGCATCGGGCAAACATTTGCGTGTTTCGACGATGGCATTGTAGAGAACGTTTTCAGGCATTGACTGCCGTGCTACTTCCACCATGTAGCCCCCAATAACCACGCCGGGAGCGACGGAACCGTGAAATTTTTTTATTTCGTCGATGAATCGGTCGAAGTCGTGGGGTCCTATTTTCATAGGGCTTCTCCGAATCGTCATATATGTTTATTTTAACATAACAGAACCGACAAAGTCAGACTTCCTGTCCTGACCTTTGCATTACCCGTTTCAGGTATCGACCATCAGACCACTACGTTGTCCTGTCCGCCTCCGATGGACTTTAGTTTGAGTCTAATTTTTCTATACGCACAGCGCAGGCTTTGTACTCTGCCGTTTTTGTTACCGGATCAAATGCCGGGTTTGTTAACCAGTTGGCATCGGTGCTGCGAAAATGGAAGGACATCCACACCATGCCCCGGGGTACTTGAGACGTAACTCTTGCCTTTATTACGACTTCGCCGCGACGGGATCGAACCTTTATCAATTCTCCGTCCTTTATACCCAGCCTTTCAGCATCCTCTGGTGAAATATCAGCGGTTTCCTCGGGCATCAATTCATCCAGACCCCAGCAGCGGCCGGTCATCGTGCGTGTGTGGTAGTGATAGAGGCGTCGCCCCGTGCTGAGCACAAAAGGGTATTCTTCGTCGGGGATTTCTGCTGGAGGCGTCCAGTCCACTGCGTGAAAGCGCCCCCGCCCCCGAAGGAACTTACCGTCTTTATGAAGATAAACCGTTCCCGGGTGATCCTCCTGTGGCACCGGCCACTGTAGCCCGCCCTGTTCCAGTCTGGCATAGGTTATTCCGGCAAATTGAGGGCAGAGGACTCGGATTTCGTTGTCCCATATTTCTCTGGCACTGTTTGATGACCAATCGTGTCCGAAGCGACGGGCCAGTTCCTTAAATATCAACCAGCTGGGCATTGCCAGTCCCGGTGGTCTGCTCACGGCCCTGACTCTGTTAACCCGCCGTTCGCTATTGGTAAAGGTACCATCGGTCTCGCTCCAGGCTGCTCCCGGTAATACTACATGGGCAAAGCGGGTGGTCTCTGTGGGGAAAATATCCTGGCACACCAGAAATTCCGCTGCCTCTAAACATCGTTCAACGTGTCGGATGTTGGGCTCCGTGTTGGCCAGGTTCTCGCCGAATACATAAAACCCTCTGACCTTACCTTCGAGAAGGCCGTCAAGCATTTCCGGAATGGTAAGACCGGGATTTGGAGGCAGGGGGACACTCCAAAAGGACTCGAACTTTTTGCGAATTTCCGGTACATCAACCCTCTGATAGCCAGGATATACATTGGGCAGAGCGCCCATGTCACAGGCCCCCTGAACGTTGTTTTGACCTCGAAGAGGGTTAACGCCGCCGCACTCAAGTCCCACATTTCCGAGTAGCATTTGTAGGTTTGCGCAACTGAGAACATTGTTTACCCCACAGGTGTGCTCGGTAATTCCCAGGGTATAGATCAGCATGGCCGGTTTAACGGAGGCGAGTAGTCTGGCCACATTTCGGATGGTGGAAGCGTCAATGCTGCAAATTTCGGCAGCCCGTTCAGGAGGATATTCCCTAACTTTTTGCGCCAGTTCCTCAAAGCCTTCTGTGCATCGCTCTACGTATTCTCTGTCGTAAAGATCTTCCTCAATGAGCACGTGCATTATAGCGTTCAGCAGAGCGATATCGGTGCCTACTCGCAGTGCAAGATGAACTGTGGCATGTTCTGCTATGCCGGTCCGTCTCGGATCGACGACGATAAGCTGAGCCCCTTTTCTCACCGCTTCCTTTACGAAGGTGGCCGCTACAGGATGAGCCTCGGTCATGTTGGATCCTATGACGAGGAATAACCTTGCCCTGGCAAATTCGCCGAAGGAATTGGTCATCGCTCCTGATCCGAAAGCAGCCGCCAGACCGGCGACGGTTGGAGCATGTCAGGTCCTGGCGCAGTGATCGATGTTGTTGGTTCCGATCACCGCGCGGAAGAACTTTTGCATATTGTAGGAATCTTCGT is part of the Thermodesulforhabdus norvegica genome and encodes:
- a CDS encoding ABC transporter ATP-binding protein; its protein translation is MILIDNLYISLRFFQVGPISFTVNKGEFFVLMGPTGAGKTLVLEAIAGLVPVTSGRVLINDRDVTKLPPEKRGISIVYQDQALFPHLTVKENIEYGLKFRDRDVKSTTSYVARLVEKLGIRHLLHRKPVNLSGGEKQRVALARALAVRPSLLLMDEPLSALDPSFRDEMGMLLKDIWEYTGATFIMVTHDFTEALSLGTRGAVMNKGGLEQVGNLWDIFQRPATVFVAHFVGMRNVFDARFDGTHAFINGLLIQPPKPEDRKIGKLAFRPELIRIVPRLDSSVAQINVFSGTVTSCAKKGFTCEITVKVSSVQFTVHVPMAMALNMGISEGQYITVVIPPEAIHIF
- a CDS encoding FmdE family protein, with amino-acid sequence MKIGPHDFDRFIDEIKKFHGSVAPGVVIGGYMVEVARQSMPENVLYNAIVETRKCLPDAVQLLTPCTLGNGRLRVIDLGRFALSLYDRRTGRGVRVSINMDELDKWSEIRAWLLKIKPKSEQDTSLLLKQIREAGHELYRRSFIRISDRFKEPKINRQIGICPQCGEPYPAEHGRICKACQGESPYVFSQSAPFQDAETLPFLCKLPLQLAVGHTALHDMTQIVPGVTKGAAITRGQKITAKDLCRLQHMGRRTIYVACDDWSSNGFIHEDEAALAFAEAMAGPGVRLNLPAREGKINLFADRDGLLVVEEDRLEQFNMIEGVMCASRKGYVPVNHNEIVAGTRAIPLFLARKTFDRAMAVLEKGPFFKILPLRPSRVGIVITGNEVFEGLIQDSFTPLITAKVERFQCRVIQSCIVPDDRLVIRQTVLKLIDRGAELIVVTAGLSVDPDDVTRCGLIDAGAEDIIYGAPILPGAMTLIARIGDIPIIGVPACALYFKTTSFDLLLPRLLAGIPVTRKDLARLGHGGLCLNCKTCTYPRCSFGR
- the fdhF gene encoding formate dehydrogenase subunit alpha, with the protein product MKPVRVKIDGREVLVTEGTTILQAAEKAGVPIPTLCFHKRLEPAGICGICAVEVEGNPEPVLACNTSVSEGMSIVTSSDKLTAMRREILKNLLAHHPMDCPICDKAGECELQDLVYKYNVTGVGTPKPISKFTETYTTTFIRAWPERCISCLRCVRACSELQGNYALSVVDGPEGVLISYDPSKCVSCGECIQICPTGALTEKKAWERWRIWQIERKVRTTCPYCGVGCQLLLHVRKGKIVKVTGVEDAEPNRGRLCVKGRYGFDFIYSEERLKTPLIRTSAGFREASWNEALDLIARRFKEIIKLHGPDAIAGVSCARSINEDSYNMQKFFRAVIGTNNIDHCARTUHAPTVAGLAAAFGSGAMTNSFGEFARARLFLVIGSNMTEAHPVAATFVKEAVRKGAQLIVVDPRRTGIAEHATVHLALRVGTDIALLNAIMHVLIEEDLYDREYVERCTEGFEELAQKVREYPPERAAEICSIDASTIRNVARLLASVKPAMLIYTLGITEHTCGVNNVLSCANLQMLLGNVGLECGGVNPLRGQNNVQGACDMGALPNVYPGYQRVDVPEIRKKFESFWSVPLPPNPGLTIPEMLDGLLEGKVRGFYVFGENLANTEPNIRHVERCLEAAEFLVCQDIFPTETTRFAHVVLPGAAWSETDGTFTNSERRVNRVRAVSRPPGLAMPSWLIFKELARRFGHDWSSNSAREIWDNEIRVLCPQFAGITYARLEQGGLQWPVPQEDHPGTVYLHKDGKFLRGRGRFHAVDWTPPAEIPDEEYPFVLSTGRRLYHYHTRTMTGRCWGLDELMPEETADISPEDAERLGIKDGELIKVRSRRGEVVIKARVTSQVPRGMVWMSFHFRSTDANWLTNPAFDPVTKTAEYKACAVRIEKLDSN